The genomic window CGGCGGCCTGCAGCTCCCGGTGCGCGCACTCCAGCCGCACCCGGCGCAGGTACGCCGTCGGGCTCAGCCCGAGGTGGCGGGCGAAGGCCAGCTGCAGCGCGCGCGGACCGACTCCGGCGGCGCGGGCGATGTCGGTGACGGTGATCGGCAGCGAGGCGTGCCCGTCGACGAACGCCACCGCCCGGCGCAGCACCGCCGGGCCACCCCACCGGGGCTCCGC from Geodermatophilus normandii includes these protein-coding regions:
- a CDS encoding helix-turn-helix transcriptional regulator; translated protein: MLRRAVAFVDGHASLPITVTDIARAAGVGPRALQLAFARHLGLSPTAYLRRVRLECAHRELQAADPTTGDTVAAIARRWGFARPDRFTVAYRATYGVLPSHTLRT